Within the Armatimonadota bacterium genome, the region GAGCAGCTCGCCGCCGTCCACCGTTTCGTCCGCAAGGTAAGTGTGCACATCGTCCAAGGACTTGTACACGACGACGCGGCGGGCTTCCGGAAAGACATGCCATATCTGGCTTGCGCCGGACTCGAAGTACTCGCCGATCTTGGCCCAGGAGTCAAGCGCTTCCTCGCTCGGGGAGATGATCTCCACACACAGATCGGGAGCGCCATCTATAAAGCCGCGAGGAGGCACGCCGTCCGGAAGCCTCTCCCGACGCATGAACGACACGTCCGGACAGCGGATATTCCCCGACTGCATGTAGAATCCCGTACTGGAATCAAAGACACGGCCATACTTCCATGCAGTGGGCGCAAGCAAGACCGCGATAACAATCGCAATATCCCCGTGCAATCCTCCCGTTGGCACTTCCTTTGCCTCCCCGTTCACCAGTTCGTATTTGTGCCCATCCTTCGGCATCTGCAAAAACTGCTCCGCCGTGAGGTGGCGCTCAGTGACGGCCATGTGCGTGTCCTCCTGATGCCATTATACCAGAGCGGCTACCTGCCCGGCCCCTCGTCCGGGAACGGCCCTTCGAACTTCAGGCAATCGGCGACAATCGTCCCCTTCGTGCTATCTGTTGTCAGCGAGACGGAGAGTGCCTTGGCATCGTCGATCGTGTAGCGGCCCAGTTTCACCCAGGCACCCCTGCCCTTCCGCTGGTCTACCGTTGCGGCGCCGGGCTCCTTCTGCCCGCCGATCGTGAAGACCGCGCTGCTCACACGCCCCGCGGCCTGCGGCCAGCGGGCATACACATCCCACTTTCCGCTGATCGGGAGCAACGGCTTCCATTCGAACGGATCGCCCGCAGCCGCCGTACGCCACCGAACCATTCCCTTGACGTTCCATCCCTTTCCGGTGAACGCGGCATCAGCGGCGGGAAACTCCATGCTCCACGGCTTGACGATCACGCTGACCTTCAACACCTCCCCGAACGCGGTGGGCGTTTTCGGCGCCGCCGGGTAATGCGTTACGCGATATTCCTCGGCCACAGGTCCCAGCGTCCGGGGACCGAGGATGGAAAACGAGAACTTCCCCTGTGACCCCGGCGCGGTGTCTCCGCTTGTCACGCTGGAGAGCATTGTGGGGCTGGTGGTGAACTTGTAGTTGAAGAACGGGCTGACGTGCATAAACGGGGCCCAGGTTCCCAGGTAAGTGCCGCCAACCGCCGCGACGTTCGGATCCTCCGTTCCCTTGTTGTTCGCCACCCACGCGTCGTCACCCGTGTTGGTGAAAGTCGCGGTCACCGGTACCAACTCACCGGGGCGAATGGCCGCCGGGTAATTGCTGGATACGAGCCTGGAATCCTCCTTCACGAGGGTCATGAAGGCATCCCAGTCCCAGTACGGCCCCGGGTCCGTATGCCCGCTGCCGCCGCCAAATGAGCCCGGCCTGTCCGGGTTCGGGACTTCATAGTGCCCGATAATATGCTGCCGATCGCGGGGCACCCGGTGTCGGACGGTGATATCGCGGACCAGTTTCGCCAGGCCTTCGTACTCGGCCGGGTTGTAGAAACCGGGGCGATAGGCGTAACCGCTGTTCTCGATGCCCACCGAGCGCTTGTTGATGTCCAGGTTTCCGGCGTGCCACGCCACGTCTTTCTCCTGTACCATCTGGTAGACCTGGCCGGACGCGCTTACCACGTAGTGGGAGGTGGCGCGGGCCCGCACATCCTGGAACCACGATAGACAGCCCTCGGCCGAGCCTTCGATGTCGTGGATGACGACCATGTCGATATTGAAATCGTTCGGCCGGTCCGCGCGCTGGAAATTCCGCCGGTTCGCGGGGATCCAGGTGGCCAGGGGATAGTCCGGGGTCACCGGAGTCACGGGCTGGGTGAGGTTCTTGTCTTCGTTGGGCGCCGGTGTGGTTCTCGTATCCGGCTGTTTGGGCAGGTTCTGTGCCGCCAGCGGGGCGGCGAGGCACAGGGCGGCTACCAGCCCGATGATTCGAAACAGCATCCTTGTCTCCTTCGTCGATGAGTGCTGCGGCAGATTCTCCGCGGGGAAATCGCCGACCGCCGCAAAATGGCGGCTCGGAGTTCTCCAATCGGCGGCCATTACGGCGAGCCCGGTTTGGAGATACAGCTCTTCGGACAGTATGACGCCGATTTACGGTCGACCGGTTGCGGCGCCTCGCGGAATGCCCGCTGAGGATTGTCAAGCGTGTTGCTTCAGTTTCTCCACGCCGACACGGGTTATCCGGAGTCTCCCCCTGCTCCAGCGCCAGCGCACGGTCGCTCGTCCGATGTCGTTGGCGTGGTACGTGCCCCAGATGCTCTGAAGGGCGACCAATGTCGGCCTCGATCCCCGTCCGGTCACCCGCATCAATCCTACGCCGTCCACGGCTCCGGTGGTGGGCTTCATCAGTCTGCCCACTGCTGTGTAGACGCGCTCCCTGACGTACTCTTTCCGGTAAGGACGGAGATTCAGCGTCCACGCGCCTTTGGGCTGTAAGCAGAATACCCTCGCCTTGAAGCCGTCAACGAATCGGACCACGAATGCAGGCCCGGCGGAGAGTCTTCTGGAATCCACCAATGGCCTCAGCACCCCGCCGCGCAGAGAGACCAGGGCATACTGGTTCAGCCCCCCGCTGCCGCCCGTGGGAGCCGTGACGAGTATCTCCTTCCTGCCGTCACCGTTGAAATCCCGGATCAGCATTTCGGATACTTCCAGGCCGCCGAAACCGAGCGCGTAACCCCGCTTCCCTGCCGCCTTTCCCCGCGGATCGACGACGACGAGATACAGCGACTTCATCCAGATGCTGCCCTTATCGAACGGGATGCCAACGAGGTAGATGAGGTCCTTGCGCCCCTTGCCGGTCACACTGGCCCGCGCGTCCTGAAGTATGACCCCTTTAGCCGATCCCGGGCCGACGGTATACGTCGCCGGCTCAAGGACAAGGTCTTTCGCGCCGGCTTTGTCCGTCAGCCGGTGCTTTACCCCGTAACACATCCACGCGGCGGCGTGGGCGGCAACCGCGCGGTTCGGCGGCAAGCCCATCCGGGTTCGGAGGGCCCGCAGCATCGCGGCGCGCGGGACGTCCCGCGGGATGTGGAGGGTGATGCGTGAGATCGACGGTGACCCCGCCGCCTGCTCATAGGTTGCGACGGTCTGCTCCTTGAGACCCTGCCACGCTTCCTTGTACTCTACTCGCACCGACCCGTCTGGCGCCGGCGGCAGCTTTTTGCCGGGGCCGCGTTGCCCGGCCACCTCGTCAAGGCTTCTATTCAGCGCGAAGTAGGGGCCTGCGCCGGCAAGGCACGGGGCAGCGAGCAACAGTGCCAGCATTCCGAAAATCGTCCGGCCGGGAGCCTTAGTTTTCATGGCGAATCCGCCTCCTCCATCGGAGCGCAACAGCCCATCGCGCATCGAGAGCTGCGCTTACGCCCGCTTGTTGGAAATCATGCCGCAGACGCAAGGGAACCGTCCACATCACGCGCGGGTGTGCCGCCTCCGCCGGCCAGGGCAGTTATCCCACCTTGCTTGCCCAGATGAGGCCGGCAATGAACAGGAGGCCGCCGAGGATCGCGCCGATCGCGCATCCGATGGCCGTCACGCCACCCCACCCCAGCGGGTTTTCGCCGTGCGCCAGCGCCGCAAACCCCACGGCCGGCAAACCGAACAGCAATCCCCAACCGAACTGCCCGGTCGCCATCGCGCCGACCAATGCCAGCGTGCAGACGACGGAAGCGATGAAATACGGCTTCGCGTCCTGGGCGTCGGTCCGCCAGGCCGGCATGTCGTTCACCATCACGTGGCCACAGTACGAACACGAAGTCGCTCCCGCCGGGACCCAGCAACTGCAAGTGGGGCAGGGAGCCGGATCCACGGCGTTCAGCGGGCGGGGCGGCGGCATCTTTCGCCGCTTGGGCACGTTCCACCAGGGCGGAGGAGGAGGCAGAGGCTCCAGCAGGCGCCTGCGTGTCTCCTCCTGGTCGGCGCCGCATCGCGGACAGGCGTCCGCCGGTTCACGCATCACCGCGTGGCAGGCAAGGCAGTATCCAACGGGTTGAAATGGAATCATGGCGCCAGAATAGACGAGTGCAGGCGACCGCAGAGTTCGGACGGCATCCCGGTCTGCCGGAAATCCGCCGGGCAGACGGGCGGACGTGGGAGGCGAGGGTCCGGAACCCACATTGACAATTCATAAATCAACGGGAACAGTCTACGCTATATCCGGGATATCTCTTATTGGAGCCTGCGTCTGAGCGCCGGATGACGTCCCGGCTCCGCCTAAATCTCACTCGGGAGGCTTCGCATGACTGATGCGGTAACCGCG harbors:
- a CDS encoding Uma2 family endonuclease; translated protein: MAVTERHLTAEQFLQMPKDGHKYELVNGEAKEVPTGGLHGDIAIVIAVLLAPTAWKYGRVFDSSTGFYMQSGNIRCPDVSFMRRERLPDGVPPRGFIDGAPDLCVEIISPSEEALDSWAKIGEYFESGASQIWHVFPEARRVVVYKSLDDVHTYLADETVDGGELLPGVSFRVGEVLPA
- a CDS encoding N-acetylmuramoyl-L-alanine amidase, which encodes MLFRIIGLVAALCLAAPLAAQNLPKQPDTRTTPAPNEDKNLTQPVTPVTPDYPLATWIPANRRNFQRADRPNDFNIDMVVIHDIEGSAEGCLSWFQDVRARATSHYVVSASGQVYQMVQEKDVAWHAGNLDINKRSVGIENSGYAYRPGFYNPAEYEGLAKLVRDITVRHRVPRDRQHIIGHYEVPNPDRPGSFGGGSGHTDPGPYWDWDAFMTLVKEDSRLVSSNYPAAIRPGELVPVTATFTNTGDDAWVANNKGTEDPNVAAVGGTYLGTWAPFMHVSPFFNYKFTTSPTMLSSVTSGDTAPGSQGKFSFSILGPRTLGPVAEEYRVTHYPAAPKTPTAFGEVLKVSVIVKPWSMEFPAADAAFTGKGWNVKGMVRWRTAAAGDPFEWKPLLPISGKWDVYARWPQAAGRVSSAVFTIGGQKEPGAATVDQRKGRGAWVKLGRYTIDDAKALSVSLTTDSTKGTIVADCLKFEGPFPDEGPGR